A genomic region of Trifolium pratense cultivar HEN17-A07 linkage group LG3, ARS_RC_1.1, whole genome shotgun sequence contains the following coding sequences:
- the LOC123914518 gene encoding transcription factor MYB86-like, with translation MGHHSCCNQQKVKRGLWSPEEDEKLITYITTHGYGCWSEVPDKAGLQRCGKSCRLRWINYLRPDIRRGRFTPDEEKLIISLHNVVGNRWAHIASHLPGRTDNEIKNYWNSWIKKKIRKHNSASNSSTTTNINTQNHVLDFTSNNIKLDHFANQDQNVTTAKPISSFQETTLFSPTCPLFMFEPNSLLLHGSATTEGNNNNNHNLQTDQYFQDSVNLISSETWNQVQSSVSSLPPPISSTTSFSMDTMNINYLPPLIENVENMEEESCFDHQRQEMNNINDEWHQQCSNNNNNNFLFWDNMVHGNDQLGGEEQLAPNSTNMGTNTITLSPFPSSSFGLYSLHIQSCGRTHFHRATMIISEKNRREISKYLFQEGVCYAKKDYNLAKHPEIDVPNLQVIKLMQSFKSREYVRETFAWMHYYWFLTNDGIEFLRTYLNLPSEIVPATLKKQAKPPGRPFGGPPGDRPRGPPRFDGERRFGGDRDGYRGGPRGPGGEFGGEKGGAPADYRPSFGGPGGRPGFGRGSGGFGAPTSSDA, from the exons ATGGGTCACCATTCTTGCTGCAATCAACAGAAGGTTAAGAGAGGTCTTTGGTCCcctgaagaagatgaaaaactcATCACTTACATTACTACTCATGGCTATGGTTGTTGGAGTGAAGTTCCTGACAAAGCTG GGCTTCAAAGGTGTGGTAAGAGTTGTAGATTGAGATGGATAAATTATTTGAGACCTGATATTAGAAGAGGAAGGTTTACACCTGATGAGGAGAAGTTAATTATTAGCCTTCACAACGTTGTAGGCAACag ATGGGCTCACATTGCAAGCCACTTACCAGGTAGAACGGACAATGAAATAAAGAACTACTGGAATTCTTGGATCAAAAAGAAAATCAGAAAACATAATTCAGCCTCTAATTCCTCAACCACCACCAATATTAACACACAAAATCATGTTCTTGATTTTACCTCCAATAATATTAAACTAGACCACTTTGCCAACCAAGATCAAAATGTAACAACAGCAAAACCAATATCATCATTTCAAGAAACAACTTTGTTTTCTCCCACATGCCCTTTATTTATGTTTGAGCCAAATTCACTACTACTACATGGAAGTGCAACAACAGAAggtaataataacaataatcatAATCTGCAAACAGATCAATATTTTCAAGATTCTGTTAATTTGATCAGCTCAGAAACATGGAATCAAGTTCAATCATCAGTATCATCACTACCTCCTCCAATATCATCAACAACTTCTTTTTCAATGGATACAATGAATATAAATTATCTACCACCTTTGATAGAGAATGTGGAAAACATGGAAGAAGAATCATGCTTTGATCATCAGAGGCAAGAGATGAATAACATTAACGATGAATGGCATCAACAAtgttctaataataataataacaactttctTTTCTGGGACAATATGGTTCATGGAAATGATCAACTTGGTGGGGAAGAACAACTAGCACCAAATTCAACAAATATGGGAACAAACACTATTACACTTTCTCcttttccttcttcatctttt ggtttatactCACTCCACATACAGAGTTGCGGCAGAACTCATTTTCATCGCGCCACCATG ATCATATCAGAGAAGAACCGCAGAGAGATCTCCAAATACCTCTTTCAAG AGGGTGTATGCTATGCCAAGAAAGATTACAATTTGGCAAAGCACCCAGAAATCGATGTTCCTAATTTGCAGGTCATTAAGCTTATGCAGAGCTTCAAATCCAGGGAATATGTTAGGGAAACCTTTGCTTGGATGCACTATTACTGGTTTCTCACTAATGATGGAATTGAGTTTCTCAGAACTTATCTTAATCTTCCTTCTGAGATTGTTCCTGCTACTTTAAAGAAACAGGCTAAGCCACCTGGTAGACCTTTTGGTGGTCCACCCGGTGATCGTCCTAG GGGTCCACCGAGATTTGATGGAGAGCGTAGATTTGGTGGTGACCGTGATGGCTACCGTGGAGGTCCTCGTGGACCTGGTGGTGAATTTGGAGGAGAAAAGGGAGGTGCTCCTGCTGATTACAGACCCTCATTTGGG GGTCCCGGTGGAAGGCCCGGCTTTGGTCGTGGGTCTGGTGGTTTTGGGGCTCCAACCAGCTCAGATGCTTAA